One Drosophila santomea strain STO CAGO 1482 chromosome 4, Prin_Dsan_1.1, whole genome shotgun sequence DNA window includes the following coding sequences:
- the LOC120454862 gene encoding uncharacterized protein LOC120454862 isoform X2, which produces MEKRELIPRIARWWLRIQEFDIEILHRSGTRMEHVDALSRAPYEDSREMEEADLTIFKTVIDKADWLFAVQLQDEKIKRIASEMIARKITENDEYVLELGRLYRKHNNKHLWVVPKQLRYRILVECHDNAGHMSTDKTISRIINQFWFPRMRNYVKGYINSCVGCSLYKQRGGRQEGQYHYDNIKPVPFATVHIDHLGPFPRSSKRNEHILVIVDAYTKFTIIRAVKSTATRHVIEIVRDVCSYVGMPERIVTDRGTAFTSKDFEKFCREHNVKHVLNAVSTPRANGHAERTNRIILSMLLPTVENEKRWDEKLNQIQWSINTMTNKTTNRSPFQLLYCYEQRDTLKNSVVQALQCTDDQVLTTEELQQLRTDTATRIDEHRAEAKKRYDAKHAKPTVYSEGDLVLAESEPASTGTSHDSVFGKGPL; this is translated from the exons ATGGAGAAACGAGAGCTGATACCCCGAATTGCCAGATGGTGGCTACGCATCCAAGAATTCGATATTGAGATACTGCATCGCTCAGGTACGCGTATGGAACACGTCGATGCCTTAAGCCGAGCACCATATGAAGATTCGCGTGAAATGGAAGAAGCTGACCTAACGATATTCAAGACCGTCATTGATAAAGCCGATTGGTTGTTTGCTGTACAATTGCAGGACgagaaaataaaacgaattGCTAGCGAAATGATCGCTAGGAAGATCACTGAGAACGATGAGTATGTCCTGGAACTTGGTCGCTTATATCGCAAACATAACAACAAGCACCTTTGGGTTGTACCCAAGCAGTTACGCTATCGCATTCTTGTAGAATGTCACGACAACGCAGGACATATGAGCACCGACAAAACAATCAGCCGAATTATAAATCAATTCTGGTTCCCCCGTATGCGAAATTATGTTAAAGGATACATTAATTCATGCGTAGGTTGTTCCCTGTATAAGCAACGAGGAGGTCGCCAAGAGGGTCAATACCATTACGATAATATCAAGCCAGTACCGTTCGCTACGGTACACATCGATCATCTAGGACCTTTTCCGAGAAGTTCCAAGCGTAATGAGCATATCCTGGTAATCGTTGATGCATATACAAAGTTTACGATCATACGAGCCGTTAAAAGCACCGCAACCCGACACGTTATTGAAATTGTCCGAGATGTTTGCAGCTACGTTGGAATGCCTGAAAGAATCGTGACCGACCGAGGAACTGCTTTTACGTCAAAAGATTTCGAAAAATTCTGTCGAGAACATAATGTCAAGCATGTTCTTAACGCTGTTAGCACACCGCGAGCAAATGGACATGCCGAACGCACTAACCGCATAATCCTATCAATGCTATTGCCTACTGTTGAGAATGAGAAGCGCTGGGATGAGAAACTTAACCAAATCCAGTGGAGCATTAACACGATGACCAACAAGACTACTAATCGTTCTCCATTTCAGCTATTATATTGTTATGAGCAACGAGACACGTTGAAGAACTCCGTAGTACAAGCGTTGCAATGTACTGATGACCAAGTGCTGACTACCGAAGAGTTGCAACAGCTTCGTACCGATACTGCAACACGAATTGACGAACATCGAGCAGAAGCTAAGAAACGTTACGATGCCAAACACGCCAAGCCGACGGTTTACAGCGAAGGAGATTTAGTTTTGGCCGAAAGCGAACCAGCTAGTACAGGCACCTCAC aTGACAGCGTGTTCGGGAAGGGCCCATTGTAA
- the LOC120454862 gene encoding uncharacterized protein LOC120454862 isoform X1, whose translation MEKRELIPRIARWWLRIQEFDIEILHRSGTRMEHVDALSRAPYEDSREMEEADLTIFKTVIDKADWLFAVQLQDEKIKRIASEMIARKITENDEYVLELGRLYRKHNNKHLWVVPKQLRYRILVECHDNAGHMSTDKTISRIINQFWFPRMRNYVKGYINSCVGCSLYKQRGGRQEGQYHYDNIKPVPFATVHIDHLGPFPRSSKRNEHILVIVDAYTKFTIIRAVKSTATRHVIEIVRDVCSYVGMPERIVTDRGTAFTSKDFEKFCREHNVKHVLNAVSTPRANGHAERTNRIILSMLLPTVENEKRWDEKLNQIQWSINTMTNKTTNRSPFQLLYCYEQRDTLKNSVVQALQCTDDQVLTTEELQQLRTDTATRIDEHRAEAKKRYDAKHAKPTVYSEGDLVLAESEPASTGTSRKLEPRLVEDLPNAQRTQRHYKSVYASDKLKPWCQIPLDDTDDEDNPADNYLNDSCEVATICQEADYDSVFGKGPL comes from the exons ATGGAGAAACGAGAGCTGATACCCCGAATTGCCAGATGGTGGCTACGCATCCAAGAATTCGATATTGAGATACTGCATCGCTCAGGTACGCGTATGGAACACGTCGATGCCTTAAGCCGAGCACCATATGAAGATTCGCGTGAAATGGAAGAAGCTGACCTAACGATATTCAAGACCGTCATTGATAAAGCCGATTGGTTGTTTGCTGTACAATTGCAGGACgagaaaataaaacgaattGCTAGCGAAATGATCGCTAGGAAGATCACTGAGAACGATGAGTATGTCCTGGAACTTGGTCGCTTATATCGCAAACATAACAACAAGCACCTTTGGGTTGTACCCAAGCAGTTACGCTATCGCATTCTTGTAGAATGTCACGACAACGCAGGACATATGAGCACCGACAAAACAATCAGCCGAATTATAAATCAATTCTGGTTCCCCCGTATGCGAAATTATGTTAAAGGATACATTAATTCATGCGTAGGTTGTTCCCTGTATAAGCAACGAGGAGGTCGCCAAGAGGGTCAATACCATTACGATAATATCAAGCCAGTACCGTTCGCTACGGTACACATCGATCATCTAGGACCTTTTCCGAGAAGTTCCAAGCGTAATGAGCATATCCTGGTAATCGTTGATGCATATACAAAGTTTACGATCATACGAGCCGTTAAAAGCACCGCAACCCGACACGTTATTGAAATTGTCCGAGATGTTTGCAGCTACGTTGGAATGCCTGAAAGAATCGTGACCGACCGAGGAACTGCTTTTACGTCAAAAGATTTCGAAAAATTCTGTCGAGAACATAATGTCAAGCATGTTCTTAACGCTGTTAGCACACCGCGAGCAAATGGACATGCCGAACGCACTAACCGCATAATCCTATCAATGCTATTGCCTACTGTTGAGAATGAGAAGCGCTGGGATGAGAAACTTAACCAAATCCAGTGGAGCATTAACACGATGACCAACAAGACTACTAATCGTTCTCCATTTCAGCTATTATATTGTTATGAGCAACGAGACACGTTGAAGAACTCCGTAGTACAAGCGTTGCAATGTACTGATGACCAAGTGCTGACTACCGAAGAGTTGCAACAGCTTCGTACCGATACTGCAACACGAATTGACGAACATCGAGCAGAAGCTAAGAAACGTTACGATGCCAAACACGCCAAGCCGACGGTTTACAGCGAAGGAGATTTAGTTTTGGCCGAAAGCGAACCAGCTAGTACAGGCACCTCACGTAAGCTCGAGCCTCGTTTGGTCGAAGATTTGCCGAATGCCCAACGAACTCAGCGACACTATAAATCCGTGTATGCGTCCGATAAACTCAAGCCGTGGTGCCAGATACCATTAGATGACACCGATGATGAAGACAACCCAGCAGATAACTATCTTAACGATTCGTGCGAGGTCGCTACGATATGTCAAGAAGCCGACT aTGACAGCGTGTTCGGGAAGGGCCCATTGTAA